The Coleofasciculaceae cyanobacterium sequence AAATTAATCATTTTGGTGGCGCTGTAGTCCCGACTTAACCCAGGCGATGCAGTCTAACGGACAACTAAATATTTTGGGTGCAGCGATATTGATTAACTTGTTTGGCGCGTAATGATCGTAAAAACACTTGTTAGCTTCTTGATGGATCACAATTAGATTGTGATGATAGGTATAACGCTGCCGAAAATAGCGCGATCCTTCTAAAATTAATTGGCTATCTAAATGTTGTTGGGCGATCGTTACAATCTCTTGTATTGTACTAGAATACAACTGAGCAGGGTTTACTGCTTGGTGTAAGATGCTGGTGTAGCCTTGCTCTGATAGTAGAGAATAAGAGTAGATATTTTGACCATCAACGCAGCTAAAAACGAAGGGAATAATCAAACATTCCTGATATGCTACAGATTTTTCGTAGAGAAACCGCTCGCTCATTTTGGTTTACTCCTCAATTGAACTGTATAGGCTGTTATAAGTCAGTCTTTAATTATTATTTGATAGGGAAAAAGACACAATAACATTTTTTTCCCTATATTTTATTTAAGTTAGTACAATCTTGTTCTAAAGCTTAAAGCCGATCGCTTTTTTCAAAGCGTCAAAGATTGAGCGTCAGTTTCAATCAGAGTCGCCAGATCTTTCAAGAAAGCTGCTGCCTGTGCGCCATAAATAATGCGGTGATCGGAAGTAATATTCACCTTCATCTGGCGTTTTACTCCCATCATGCCTGAATCATCAGCTACCAATTGAGGTTTTGAGCCACCAACGGCTAAGATTGAGCCTTGTCCTGGAGGCAAAATAGCATCAAAATTATCGACTCCAAACATTCCCAAATTGGAAAGGGTAAATGTCCCAGTAGTATATTCTTCGGGCTTGAGTTGTTTCGCTCGGGCGCGGGCGACTAAATCTTGCCAAGTGCGCGAGAGAGAATAAATATCCAGTCGATCTGCATTACGCAATACGGGAGTAATTAGTCCACCATCGGGCATAGCTACTGCCACAGCAACATTAATTTCCGAGTTGTAGCTAATGGCATCTTGAGTATAGCCAGCGTTAACCACAGGATGTTTTTGCAAGGTAACGGCGATCGCCTTAGCTAATAACGCCGTCATCGTCACGCCCTTGGGTTTGATTTGTTGATAAAGTTTATCTAAAGCATCAGTAGTAATGGTGTAAGCTACATGAAAAATAGGCACTTGCAAGCTTGCCACCATGTTTTGTACCACCGCTTTTTGCAGAGTATTAAAGGGTACAGTTTCACCAGGATTAACCTTGGCTGGGGCAGCAGCAGTTGCGGGAGCAGCAGTTGTGGGAGCAGCAGTTGCGGGAGCAGCAGTTGTGGGAGCAGCAGTTGTGGGAGCAGCACTAGGAGTAACACGGGCAGCCACGACAGCAGGTGCAGAGTTAGCAGTAGCCTGAGGAACAACGCCCAAAGGAGTCGCAGCAGGAGTGCTTACAGGTTTACCTGAGGCTTGTTCGACATCACCCGCCGTAATTCTACCATAAGGACCACTTCCCTGAAGAGTTTTTAAATCCACACCCAACTGTTTAGCCAATTTTTTCGCTCTGGGTGAAGCAATAGTTCTGCCCGAGCTATTACCATTGCTGGATACGGTAGCAGTACTAACTTCTACTGGAGCGGTAACTGCTACGGGGGCTGCTTGTTCTGGTTTGCTTCCACCTTTTACATGATTCACCGCTTGTTGTTTAGCTGATTCAATTTCGGCTTCAGTTTCGGCTACTAAAGCGATCGCACTGCCTACAAGAGCTTCTTGTCCCGCCTCGACTAAGATAACTGCCAGGTAGCCTTCGTTAAAAGATTCAACGTCCATATCGGCTTTGTCCGACTCTACTACTAAGACCGTTTCCCCTTTTTCTACTTTGTCCCCAGGAGATTTAGTCCACTCGACAATTTTACCTTCGGTCATTGTGGAACTGAGGGCGGGCATGAATATATCGTGAATCATAGTGTACGAGCTTCTGTTTGTAGTTAGTTACTGATATTGAGAATTAAAGGAAAATAAATGCTTTTTTCCCAGCCTTAAGCTGTAATTGTGCCTTGATTACAACCTATGATAATAACATCGATCGCAATTCTCAGACTGACCAAGTACGAGCTAATCTGTGACTGAATAAATACTTAATAAGTCGATCTACTTAGCGTTGAGCTAACTTTGGTGTTCTGCCGAGTAAGCCCGTCATGAGTCGCAGAGCAAAAATCCTTAGGGGTTTAAAATAGCTCATCAGCCATAATCCCCAACGACGCAGGGCAACTATTGGCAACCAATTGTTAGAAAATATTCGATCTAACAAATCAGTAAAGCCGAGTATTGCTAAATTTTCCAGTTTTCGCCAACCTTGATAGCGTTTGAGAATTTTAACTGTACCGATATCCAGTCCTCGATCGTGAGCAGTCTGTAGTACCTGGGCCAAACTAGCGGCATCCCGAATACCCATGTTTAAACCTTGTCCACCAACAGG is a genomic window containing:
- a CDS encoding dihydrolipoamide acetyltransferase family protein; translated protein: MIHDIFMPALSSTMTEGKIVEWTKSPGDKVEKGETVLVVESDKADMDVESFNEGYLAVILVEAGQEALVGSAIALVAETEAEIESAKQQAVNHVKGGSKPEQAAPVAVTAPVEVSTATVSSNGNSSGRTIASPRAKKLAKQLGVDLKTLQGSGPYGRITAGDVEQASGKPVSTPAATPLGVVPQATANSAPAVVAARVTPSAAPTTAAPTTAAPATAAPTTAAPATAAAPAKVNPGETVPFNTLQKAVVQNMVASLQVPIFHVAYTITTDALDKLYQQIKPKGVTMTALLAKAIAVTLQKHPVVNAGYTQDAISYNSEINVAVAVAMPDGGLITPVLRNADRLDIYSLSRTWQDLVARARAKQLKPEEYTTGTFTLSNLGMFGVDNFDAILPPGQGSILAVGGSKPQLVADDSGMMGVKRQMKVNITSDHRIIYGAQAAAFLKDLATLIETDAQSLTL